In Sphingobacteriaceae bacterium, a single genomic region encodes these proteins:
- the thrS gene encoding threonine--tRNA ligase → MIKITLPDGSVREYEKGITSHQIALSISEGLARNVLAAKVNGLVWDSNRPIQTDSTVQLLTWNDAQGKETLWHSSAHLMAEALEALYPGVKFWVGPPLENGFYYDVDLGGNQITHTDFEKIEQKMMELAKQNNTYVRQEISKKDAIQYFNDRNDPYKIDLLDRLEDGSITLYTQGQFTDLCRGPHIPNTGFIKAAKILNIAGAYWKGDEKNKMLTRVYGITFPKEKELKEYLTMLEEAKKRDHRKLGRELELFTFSEKVGMGLPLWLPKGAMLRDKLEQFMRKAQTKAGYLPVVTPHIALKELYVCSGHYEKYGADSFQPINTPQEGEQFFLKPMNCPHHCEIYKSSPRSYKDLPIRYAEFGTVYRYEQHGELHGLTRVRGFTQDDAHLFCRPDQVKAEFCKVIDLVLYVFNALDFKEYTAQISLRDPENKSKYIGSDENWDLAEKAIIESANEKGLKTVVELGEAAFYGPKLDFMVKDALGRKWQLGTIQVDYNLPERFQLEYTGSDNQKHRPVMIHRAPFGSMERFIAVLIEHCGGNFPLWLTPDQFAILPISEKYNDYAQTVLEQLSALEIKGFIDDRNEKIGKKIRDNELKKIPFMLVVGEKEAAEQKVAVRAHGKGDVGVFGIEEFAKFVNDIIESDFKQKTTE, encoded by the coding sequence ATGATAAAAATAACACTACCCGATGGCTCGGTTCGTGAATACGAAAAAGGTATTACCAGCCATCAAATCGCACTAAGCATCAGTGAGGGCCTTGCCCGTAATGTTTTAGCCGCAAAAGTAAACGGACTAGTTTGGGACAGTAATCGTCCGATTCAAACCGATTCCACTGTACAATTATTAACCTGGAATGATGCACAAGGTAAAGAAACCCTATGGCACTCTTCAGCGCATTTAATGGCGGAAGCCTTAGAAGCGCTTTATCCGGGTGTTAAATTTTGGGTGGGTCCGCCTTTGGAAAATGGATTTTATTACGATGTTGATTTGGGTGGCAACCAAATCACCCATACCGATTTTGAAAAAATTGAGCAAAAAATGATGGAACTGGCTAAACAAAATAACACGTATGTGCGCCAGGAAATTTCAAAAAAAGACGCTATTCAATATTTCAACGATAGAAATGATCCGTATAAAATTGATTTGTTAGATCGTTTGGAAGATGGAAGTATTACTTTATACACGCAAGGTCAATTCACCGATTTGTGTCGCGGTCCACATATCCCCAATACCGGATTTATAAAAGCTGCAAAAATATTAAACATTGCGGGAGCTTATTGGAAAGGCGATGAAAAAAATAAAATGTTAACCCGGGTGTATGGTATTACTTTTCCGAAAGAAAAAGAATTGAAAGAATATCTCACCATGTTGGAGGAAGCTAAAAAACGCGATCACCGAAAATTGGGTAGGGAATTAGAACTTTTTACTTTTTCAGAAAAAGTAGGCATGGGTTTACCCTTGTGGTTACCTAAAGGTGCCATGTTAAGAGATAAACTGGAACAATTTATGCGTAAAGCACAAACTAAAGCCGGTTATTTACCTGTAGTTACTCCGCATATTGCTTTAAAAGAATTATACGTTTGTTCGGGACATTACGAAAAATATGGAGCTGATTCCTTTCAGCCGATTAATACTCCTCAAGAAGGTGAGCAGTTTTTTCTAAAACCCATGAACTGTCCGCATCATTGCGAAATTTATAAATCATCACCGCGTTCTTATAAAGATTTACCAATTCGTTATGCAGAATTCGGAACCGTTTATCGTTACGAACAACATGGGGAATTACACGGCTTAACTCGTGTGCGCGGATTTACTCAGGATGATGCGCATTTATTTTGTCGCCCAGACCAAGTAAAAGCTGAGTTTTGTAAGGTAATTGATTTGGTATTGTACGTGTTTAATGCATTGGATTTTAAAGAATACACGGCGCAAATTAGTTTGCGCGATCCCGAGAATAAATCAAAATACATTGGTTCAGATGAAAATTGGGACTTGGCTGAAAAGGCGATTATAGAAAGTGCCAATGAAAAAGGATTAAAAACGGTAGTAGAGTTAGGGGAGGCGGCATTTTATGGCCCTAAATTGGATTTTATGGTGAAGGATGCCTTGGGCAGAAAATGGCAATTGGGAACCATACAAGTAGATTATAATTTGCCTGAGCGTTTTCAATTGGAATATACCGGAAGTGATAATCAAAAGCACCGTCCGGTAATGATACACCGTGCACCATTTGGAAGTATGGAAAGATTTATTGCCGTATTGATAGAACATTGCGGAGGTAATTTCCCTTTGTGGTTAACGCCCGATCAATTTGCCATATTACCGATTTCGGAGAAATACAATGACTATGCTCAAACCGTATTAGAGCAGTTATCGGCATTGGAGATAAAGGGCTTTATTGACGATAGAAATGAAAAAATAGGCAAAAAAATAAGAGATAATGAATTGAAAAAAATTCCATTTATGCTGGTTGTAGGGGAGAAAGAAGCCGCTGAACAAAAAGTAGCCGTTAGAGCACACGGAAAGGGAGATGTTGGTGTATTTGGTATCGAGGAATTTGCTAAATTTGTAAACGATATCATTGAAAGTGATTTCAAACAAAAAACAACAGAATAA
- a CDS encoding translation initiation factor IF-3 has protein sequence MASPFKPKPSPTNTTGDNKPVFKQPKGLKAGFRRPGVKEELHKINERITARMVRVVGEGIEAGVYPIQKALEIAKAAELDLVEIAPNVDPPVCKVVDYGKFLYEQKKKAKEMKAKAAKIVIKDIRFGPHTDEHDFNFKKNHAIKFLQEGCKVKAFVFFRGREIVFKEQGEILLLRFANELEEYGKAEQLPVLEGKKMQMVISPKKK, from the coding sequence ATCGCTAGTCCATTCAAACCTAAGCCATCGCCAACCAATACCACAGGCGACAACAAACCAGTATTTAAACAACCCAAAGGCTTAAAAGCCGGATTCAGAAGACCCGGTGTAAAAGAAGAACTTCATAAAATTAATGAACGTATTACGGCGCGTATGGTGCGCGTTGTAGGTGAAGGTATTGAAGCCGGAGTATATCCTATTCAAAAAGCATTGGAAATTGCCAAAGCAGCAGAATTGGATTTAGTTGAAATTGCTCCTAATGTTGATCCGCCGGTTTGTAAAGTAGTTGACTACGGAAAGTTTTTATACGAGCAGAAGAAAAAGGCGAAGGAAATGAAAGCCAAAGCAGCTAAAATTGTAATTAAAGATATACGTTTTGGTCCTCATACCGATGAACATGATTTTAATTTCAAAAAGAATCATGCCATAAAATTTTTGCAAGAAGGTTGTAAAGTAAAAGCCTTTGTGTTTTTCAGAGGAAGAGAAATTGTGTTTAAAGAACAGGGAGAAATTTTATTACTTCGCTTCGCCAATGAGTTAGAAGAATATGGTAAGGCCGAACAATTGCCGGTGTTAGAAGGTAAAAAAATGCAAATGGTTATTTCGCCCAAAAAGAAATAA